GGCGACGCGTCCGGCGACGCGGAGACCCCCGGCACCCCGGAGAACGGCGCGAGCACCGAGGGCGCCCAGGGCGAGACCGGCGCCCAGGGCGAGACGGGCACGGGCGACGCCGCCTCGGTGCCCGCGGCCGACTGACGCGCAACCCCGCCCCGTAACGCCGCCAACGCGGAGACCGCGGGCACCGCGGGCACGGGCGCACAGCAACGCCGAAGGGGCGCTTCCCGGCCGGGAAGCGCCCCTTCGGCGTACCGCGGGCGGTGTCCCCCTCGGCGTCCTTCGGTCTACGGCTCGAACTTGTAGCCCAGGCCCCGCACGGTGACGAGGTAGCGCGGGGCTCCCGGGTCGGGCTCGATCTTGGCGCGCAGGCGCTTCACGTGGACGTCGAGGGTCTTGGTGTCGCCGACGTAGTCCGCTCCCCAGACCCGGTCGATGAGCTGCATCCGGGTCAGCACCCGGCCCGCGTTGCGCAGGAGCATCTCCAGCAGGTCGAACTCCTTGAGCGGGAGGTCGACCTTGCCGCCGGAGACGGTGACCACGTGCCGGTCCACGTCCATCCGGACCGGGCCCGCCTCCAGGGCGGCCGGGGTGACCTCCTCCGGCTCTCCGCGGCGGCGCAGGACGGCCCGGATGCGGGCGACGAGCTCGCGGGAGGAGAACGGCTTGGTGACGTAGTCGTCGGCTCCTATTTCCAGCCCGACGACCTTGTCGATCTCGCTGTCCTTGGCGGTGACCATGATCACCGGAACGTTGGAGCGGCTGCGGAGCTGGCGGCACACCTCGGTGCCGGGCAGGCCGGGCAGCATCAGGTCGAGCAGGACCAGGTCGGCGCCGTTGCGCTCGAACTCGTCCAGCCCGTCGGGACCGGTCGCCGCGATGGCGACCTCGAAACCTTCCTTGCGCAGCATGTAGGACAGGGCGTCGCTGAAGGATTCCTCATCCTCGACGACAAGCACTCGGGTCACGGAAGAGCCTCCGGGGCAGGGAAGGGGTCAAAGGTGTCGGTCTCGTACGGCCCCTTGTCGTCGCCGTTGACGATAAGCGGTCCGCCGGTGGTGCGCTCCCTCACGGCGCCCGATTCGGGGAGCCGGAGGGTGAAGGTGGAGCCCTGTCCCTCGGAGCTCCAGACCGTGACCTCCCCGCCGTGCGAGGCGGCCACGTGTTTGACGATGGCGAGGCCGAGACCGGTGCCACCGGTGGCCCGTGAGCGGGCCGGGTCGACGCGGTAGAACCGCTCGAAGACCCGCTCGCGGTCCTTCTCGGAGATGCCGATCCCCTGGTCGGTGACGGCTATCTCGATGAGGTCCCCGCCCGGTGAGGCCATGCGGCGTGCGGCGATGCCGACGCGGGTGTGGGCGGGGCTGTAGTTGACGGCGTTCTCGACGAGATTGCCGAGCGCGCCGACGAGCTGGCCGCGGTTGCCCCAGACCGTGAGGCCCTCGGCGCCCGCGGAGGCCATGGTGATCTGCTTGGAGCCGGCCTGCTGGCGGCAGCGGTCGATCGCCTCGGCGACCAGCGTCTCCACCTTGACCGGCTCGGCGTCCTCCAGCGGGTCGTCGTTCTGCACCCGGGAGAGGTCGATGAGCTCCTGGACGAGGTTGGTCAGCCGGGTCGCCTCGATCTGCATCCGCCCGGCGAACCGCTCCACCGCCTCCGGGTCGTCGGAGGCGTCCATGACCGCTTCGGAGAGCAGGGAGAGCGCTCCGGTCGGCGTCTTCAGCTCGTGGCTGACGTTGGCGACGAAGTCGCGGCGTACCGCTTCTATCCGGCGGGCCTCGGTGAGGTCCTCGACCAGCAGCAGCACCAGCCGCGAGCCCAGCGGGGCGACCCGGGCGGAGACCGCGAGGGTGTCCCCCCGGCCCGTGCCGCGCCGGGGCAGGTCCAGCTCGCCCTGTCGTATCTCTCCGTCCCGCCGGGTGTCCCTGGCCATGTTGAGCATGGGTTCGACGGCCAGCCGTCCGCCTCGGACCAGGCCCAGGGCGTACGCCGCCGAGCTGGCCTTCACCACGCCGTCGCTCTCGTCGAGGACGACGGCGGAGGAGCTGAGAACGGAGAGGACGGTGTCCACCCCGGGAGGCAGGGCCGCGTTGCCGTCCGGCCGCAGCGACGTACGCGTGGGCCGTTTCAGGTCGCGTTCGCTCCAGCGGAACGCCAGCATGGCGATCACACCGGTCAACAGCCCGGCGATCGCTGCAGCTGCGGCGACCGCCGCGTTCACGTCCATGCTTCAAGGTTATGCGGGTGCGACGACTCCCTCCCAGCCGTCCGAGTGCCATCTCGAACACTCGTCGCCCAGAGTTCACCGAGGGGTAGGAGCCGGTTCACTTAGGGGGCCGGATACGGACGCGTTCCGGCCCCACCGTGTAACCGTGGGGGTCGGTCCGAGACCCCGGCCTCAGTTCGGAACTGGAGAGGGACTTCCCATGCGCGACGCTTACCACGAGGAACTCGATTCGATCGGAGAAGGCCTGGTCGAGATGGCCCGGCTGGTCGGCTCGGCGATCGGGCGGGCGACCACGTCCATGCTCGACGCCGACCTGGCTCTGGCGGAGACCGTGATCGCCGGCGACCAGAAGGTCGACGACCTCCAGCACGACCTGGAGGCCCGCGCCATCGCGCTCCTCGCCCGCCAGCAGCCGGTGGCGACCGACCTGCGGATCGTGGTGACCTCGCTGCGGATGAGCGCCGACCTGGAGCGCTCGGGCGACCTCGCCCAGCACGTGGCGAAGCTGGCCCGGCTGCGCTTCCCGCAGACGGCGGTCCCGAACGACCTGCACGCCACCATTCTGGAGATGGGCCAGCTCGCCCAGCGCCTGATGGCCAAGGCGGCCGAGGTCATCATCACCAAGGACGTCGATCTGGCGCTCCAGCTGGAGCAGGACGACGACGAGATGGACCTGCTGCACCGCACGCTGTTCCAGCACCTGATGGACGACCGCTGGAAGCACGGCATCGAGACGGCCGTCGACGTGACGCTGCTGGGCCGCTACTACGAGCGCTTCGCCGACCACGCGGTGTCGGTCGCCAAGCGCGTGGTCTACCTGGTGACGGGCGAGCACGCGGACGAGATCCAGGCGGCGGCCCCGGTCGAGGGCGCGTAACGGCCGCTCGACCGGTTCGCGCGGCTCCGGCTCCGGCGGCTCCGGCAGGCAGCCGCGTTATGCCCGTGGCGGCCATGGACGTACCGGAGTATCAACGGCGTACGCGGGTCGCACTTATGTTCCCGCACGCGTGCGCCGTTGATGCGCCCGCGGGGATGGGCATGCAATGGGGCGGGGGCGACGCCATGGCCGTGAGCGACGGACCGTGCCGTACGTCCCCGGCGGCGGCGCAGCGGCGTCCG
The nucleotide sequence above comes from Streptomyces sp. NBC_01116. Encoded proteins:
- a CDS encoding response regulator transcription factor encodes the protein MTRVLVVEDEESFSDALSYMLRKEGFEVAIAATGPDGLDEFERNGADLVLLDLMLPGLPGTEVCRQLRSRSNVPVIMVTAKDSEIDKVVGLEIGADDYVTKPFSSRELVARIRAVLRRRGEPEEVTPAALEAGPVRMDVDRHVVTVSGGKVDLPLKEFDLLEMLLRNAGRVLTRMQLIDRVWGADYVGDTKTLDVHVKRLRAKIEPDPGAPRYLVTVRGLGYKFEP
- a CDS encoding sensor histidine kinase — its product is MDVNAAVAAAAAIAGLLTGVIAMLAFRWSERDLKRPTRTSLRPDGNAALPPGVDTVLSVLSSSAVVLDESDGVVKASSAAYALGLVRGGRLAVEPMLNMARDTRRDGEIRQGELDLPRRGTGRGDTLAVSARVAPLGSRLVLLLVEDLTEARRIEAVRRDFVANVSHELKTPTGALSLLSEAVMDASDDPEAVERFAGRMQIEATRLTNLVQELIDLSRVQNDDPLEDAEPVKVETLVAEAIDRCRQQAGSKQITMASAGAEGLTVWGNRGQLVGALGNLVENAVNYSPAHTRVGIAARRMASPGGDLIEIAVTDQGIGISEKDRERVFERFYRVDPARSRATGGTGLGLAIVKHVAASHGGEVTVWSSEGQGSTFTLRLPESGAVRERTTGGPLIVNGDDKGPYETDTFDPFPAPEALP
- the phoU gene encoding phosphate signaling complex protein PhoU, which codes for MRDAYHEELDSIGEGLVEMARLVGSAIGRATTSMLDADLALAETVIAGDQKVDDLQHDLEARAIALLARQQPVATDLRIVVTSLRMSADLERSGDLAQHVAKLARLRFPQTAVPNDLHATILEMGQLAQRLMAKAAEVIITKDVDLALQLEQDDDEMDLLHRTLFQHLMDDRWKHGIETAVDVTLLGRYYERFADHAVSVAKRVVYLVTGEHADEIQAAAPVEGA